The nucleotide window GGTATAGTTGGGATTATCCATTTCATGGGTTTGAATTAATTCATGAGTAATCCCTATGGTAGCTGCTTGAATTTTAGCATCTTCTAATTCTTCGGGGAGAAGGGAGGGAGAAACTGCCGTAACCGCCAAAGCGCGATCGCCTAAAATATCATAGGCAATTTTAGCGACTAGGGTACTGTCAACCCCACCGGAATAGGCAATCAAGGCCCGATCCATCTGTTTAAATAAAGTTGTGAGTTGTTCTAAAAGTTGAGTAACCATATCATTTAAATAATAATTAACACCCAATTCTCATGATAAGCTGTCACGCATTTAATTTACTTGTTGTGGTCTGATGTGGGGGAAAGGGGTTGATGTTGAGGGGTTTGTTTTCTAGTATCCTAATACCCAGTTTAAATACACAACAACTTAAAAGTCTTTAAGTTTGAATTGATAAATGATCTGAGCTAGGGGGGAGCTAAGTTGTGAGGTTATGCGCGGTTGGTATCATCTTTATGGGTTAAGACTTTTAATAATTTTATTCTTAAGTGTTAATTTCCTGAAAGTGACGAGTAGTAAAGCGTTAACCTCATCAAATCCGGAAAACTTATCCTTATTTACCTTAAACAGTCAACGCTCACAGATGACTGATACTGAACAACCGCCACCGGAAGAAACTTGTTCTTATCGTGCTAAACCTTTTCGAGATGAAATGACCCCTATTCCCTTGTTAACTGTGCTATTAGAAAATCAGAGGGTTGTGATTGAAATTCGAGGGAGCAGCGTTTTTACCCAAGAAGATTTTTTAACGGATGAGGACATTAAAAAACTGATTACGGCTTATGAAAATCGAACTTTATCAGCAGAAGAATTTAGTCAAGTTTATCTCAATTTAGCTAATGCTATTACTCAATTCTATCTCAATCAAGGGTATATTACCTCAAAAGCTAATCCAGAAAATCCCATCAGGATTAATGAGCAAGGGATAGCAGTTATTCCCATTGTAGAAGGTCGTTTATCTCAAATTCAAGTTTTAGGCAGAGAAAGATTAAATCTGTCATATTTGTGTCATAGAGTTGCTTTAGGGGTTGATGCTCCGATTAATATTATAGAACTTGAAAAACAATTACGATTGCTCAATCTTAATCCTCTATTGGAAACGATAGAAGCGAGTTTAAGAGGAACGGGACAAACGGGATTAAGTGTTTTAGTGGTGACTGTAGTAGAAGCTAATCCGATCGGAGGGTCGTTAAGTGTAGATAATTATTCTCCTCCTACTTTAGGATCAGAACGCATAGGCGCGGGTTTATATCATCGTAATCTTTCTGGTATTGGGGATCAACTTTTTTTGAATTATTACAATAGTACGAGCAATGGTAATCGATTTTTTGATGCGACTTATCAAGTTCCTTTAAATCCGATGGAGGGAACATTACAATTAAGGGTAACTCCTCAGTGGACAAAAATTACTTTACCTCCCTTTGATCAATTAGAGATTACCGGACAAAATCAAGGGTATCAAATTACCTATCGTCAACCTTTAAAGCGGACTTTATCAGAAGAATTTGCGCTTTCTGTGGGGTTTCAATATCAAGATGGCCGCACCCTCGGACTAGGACGACTGGAAACCCTTGAAAGAACTAATAGTAGTG belongs to Gloeothece citriformis PCC 7424 and includes:
- a CDS encoding ShlB/FhaC/HecB family hemolysin secretion/activation protein, with product MRGWYHLYGLRLLIILFLSVNFLKVTSSKALTSSNPENLSLFTLNSQRSQMTDTEQPPPEETCSYRAKPFRDEMTPIPLLTVLLENQRVVIEIRGSSVFTQEDFLTDEDIKKLITAYENRTLSAEEFSQVYLNLANAITQFYLNQGYITSKANPENPIRINEQGIAVIPIVEGRLSQIQVLGRERLNLSYLCHRVALGVDAPINIIELEKQLRLLNLNPLLETIEASLRGTGQTGLSVLVVTVVEANPIGGSLSVDNYSPPTLGSERIGAGLYHRNLSGIGDQLFLNYYNSTSNGNRFFDATYQVPLNPMEGTLQLRVTPQWTKITLPPFDQLEITGQNQGYQITYRQPLKRTLSEEFALSVGFQYQDGRTLGLGRLETLERTNSSVFQFSQDYLNRDPQGIWLVRSQFNWGTQEVDRTEFAVRDFLPGGSLFNWLGQVQRLQRLNDDHLLIIQADFQLSADPLISYYLFVMGGGQSLRGYRQNARSGDNGFRLSIEDRITLVRDEDKNPYFQIAPFIDLGKVWNSSGNRVSLPSQTFLVGTGLGIIWNPLENLSIRLDYGIPWVDLDDRGNNLQDDGFYFQVILSN